In one window of Helianthus annuus cultivar XRQ/B chromosome 17, HanXRQr2.0-SUNRISE, whole genome shotgun sequence DNA:
- the LOC110898518 gene encoding protein EMBRYO SAC DEVELOPMENT ARREST 30 isoform X2 codes for MQTLEVNIPFQFLLNKVLVSYTPKFSVNLRRSDLRLLNATLVIPEIQESTSSKGISSEFKSFSYLYNEEQFITSLKNDIIIVKNLPPNLKEARKRKEIPTFKPKKLASPDYYIKELLPELKKSKVIGLVITDGGCLQPVLSSKWVEYQRLRCRVAFHALHFRPEILELAHLMVKRLRASGQPYLAYHPGLVRDSLAHQGCAELFQDVHTELIQYRRAQLIKQKIIRDELSVDSHIRKFNGSCPLMPEEVGLLFRAMGYPPTTRIYLAGSETFGGQRVMIPLRAMFTNLVDRTNLCNRYELNKVFGKESPLPSNSFNPTSTKTSKQLKKEWDQAGPRPRPLPPPPDRPFYQHEKEGWHGWVAEKDSEPDPSPIELRDKAHRLLWDALDYVVSVEADAFFPGFHNDGSGLPDFSSLVMGHRLYELASARTYRPDRRFLAKLFNSTQDHLYYPKRSWILAARKHLNDSLGEEGLKRQSTQSKSRSFLSHPIPECTCTISKTGDKNACPKWIEASLAESKLQESTENEQPDYTDEPDEQQTDEEDESKRNDSPSLEEDVEMDPDD; via the exons ATGCAAACCCTAGAAGTAAATATCCCG TTCCAGTTCCTGTTGAACAAAGTACTGGTTTCATATACGCCAAAATTTTCGGTGAATTTGAGAAGATCAGATCTTCG GCTTCTCAATGCTACTCTGGTCATCCCAGAGATTCAAGAAAGTACGAGCTCTAAAGGCATTAG CTCCGAGTTTAAAAGCttttcatacctctacaacgaaGAACAGTTCATAACATCTCTTAAAAATGATATTATCATCGTGAAAAATCTACCTCCTAATTTGAAGGAGGCGAGGAAACGTAAAGAAATTCCCACCTTTAAGCCCAAGAAGTTGGCTTCGCCTGATTATTATATTAAAGAGCTCTTGCCAGAGTTAAAGAAGTCAAAGGTTATTGGATTGGTGATTACGGATGGAGGCTGTTTACAG CCTGTTCTCTCTTCTAAGTGGGTTGAATATCAAAGGCTCAGATGTCGTGTAGCATTTCACGCACTTCATTTCCGTCCTGAGATTCTAGAGCTTGCACATCTAATGGTGAAAAG GTTAAGAGCTTCAGGGCAACCTTATCTTGCATATCATCCTGGTCTTGTAAGAGATAGCTTGGCTCACCAGGGTTGTGCTGAGCTTTTCCAG GATGTCCATACTGAACTTATACAGTACCGACGTGCACAACTGATCAAGCAAAAAATCATTCGTGATGAACTAAGTGTTGACTCACATATTCGGAAATTCAACGGTTCATGTCCTCTGATGCCAGAAGAG GTGGGACTCCTCTTTCGAGCCATGGGCTATCCACCAACAACGAGGATATATTTAGCAGGTTCCGAAACATTTGGTGGTCAACGTGTCATGATCCCTCTTCGTGCCATGTTTACAAATTTAGTTGATCGTACTAATTTATGCAATCGATACGAACTTAATAAAGTGTTTGGCAAAGAAAGCCCACTTCCCTCAAACTCCTTCAACCCCACATCAACTAAAACATCCAAGCAGTTGAAGAAAGAATGGGATCAGGCGGGTCCACGTCCTCGACCTCTTCCACCACCTCCAGATCGACCCTTTTATCAACACGAAAAAGAAGGTTGGCATGGTTGGGTTGCAGAAAAAGATTCTGAGCCCGACCCGTCACCAATTGAGTTAAGGGACAAAGCACACAGGTTGTTGTGGGACGCACTTGACTATGTTGTATCAGTTGAAGCAGATGCTTTTTTTCCTGGTTTCCATAATGATGGTAGCGGTTTGCCTGATTTTTCAAGCTTGGTTATGGGTCATCGGCTTTATGAGCTGGCGTCTGCCAGAACTTATCGACCAGACAG GAGATTTCTTGCTAAATTGTTTAATAGTACACAAGATCATCTTTATTATCCAAAACGAAGCTGGATTCTAGCAGCACGTAAGCATCTGAACGATAGTTTGGGGGAGGAAGGACTAAAGAGACAATCAACTCAATCAAAGTCGCGGTCGTTTCTCTCCCACCCGATTCCGGAATGTACTTGTACTATTTCCAAAACCGGTGACAAGAACGCATGCCCCAAATGGATCGAAGCCAGCCTGGCCGAATCCAAATTGCAAGAGAGCACTGAAAACGAGCAACCCGATTATACTGATGAACCAGATGAACAACAAACAGATGAAGAAGACGAAAGCAAGAGAAACGATTCACCTTCTTTGGAAGAAGACGTTGAAATGGATCCTGATGATTAG
- the LOC110898518 gene encoding protein EMBRYO SAC DEVELOPMENT ARREST 30 isoform X1 — protein MIMISKIKWLLLGGLVLSFLSLLVHMFLANTSVELVQYSVMTRFIEDLNIEAAGKQAVRSRRLWGKVKPLEVLQPYANPRSKYPVPVPVEQSTGFIYAKIFGEFEKIRSSICDLVAISRLLNATLVIPEIQESTSSKGISSEFKSFSYLYNEEQFITSLKNDIIIVKNLPPNLKEARKRKEIPTFKPKKLASPDYYIKELLPELKKSKVIGLVITDGGCLQPVLSSKWVEYQRLRCRVAFHALHFRPEILELAHLMVKRLRASGQPYLAYHPGLVRDSLAHQGCAELFQDVHTELIQYRRAQLIKQKIIRDELSVDSHIRKFNGSCPLMPEEVGLLFRAMGYPPTTRIYLAGSETFGGQRVMIPLRAMFTNLVDRTNLCNRYELNKVFGKESPLPSNSFNPTSTKTSKQLKKEWDQAGPRPRPLPPPPDRPFYQHEKEGWHGWVAEKDSEPDPSPIELRDKAHRLLWDALDYVVSVEADAFFPGFHNDGSGLPDFSSLVMGHRLYELASARTYRPDRRFLAKLFNSTQDHLYYPKRSWILAARKHLNDSLGEEGLKRQSTQSKSRSFLSHPIPECTCTISKTGDKNACPKWIEASLAESKLQESTENEQPDYTDEPDEQQTDEEDESKRNDSPSLEEDVEMDPDD, from the exons ATGATAATGATATCGAAAATCAAATGGTTATTACTTGGAGGTCTGGTTCTGTCTTTCTTGTCTTTGCTGGTGCACATGTTTCTTGCAAATACAAGTGTGGAGCTAGTACAATACAGTGTTATGACACGGTTTATTGAGGATTTGAATATAGAAGCGGCGGGGAAACAG GCTGTTAGATCTAGAAGGTTGTGGGGGAAGGTTAAGCCTTTAGAGGTTTTGCAACCATATGCAAACCCTAGAAGTAAATATCCCG TTCCAGTTCCTGTTGAACAAAGTACTGGTTTCATATACGCCAAAATTTTCGGTGAATTTGAGAAGATCAGATCTTCG ATTTGTGATCTTGTTGCCATATCCAGGCTTCTCAATGCTACTCTGGTCATCCCAGAGATTCAAGAAAGTACGAGCTCTAAAGGCATTAG CTCCGAGTTTAAAAGCttttcatacctctacaacgaaGAACAGTTCATAACATCTCTTAAAAATGATATTATCATCGTGAAAAATCTACCTCCTAATTTGAAGGAGGCGAGGAAACGTAAAGAAATTCCCACCTTTAAGCCCAAGAAGTTGGCTTCGCCTGATTATTATATTAAAGAGCTCTTGCCAGAGTTAAAGAAGTCAAAGGTTATTGGATTGGTGATTACGGATGGAGGCTGTTTACAG CCTGTTCTCTCTTCTAAGTGGGTTGAATATCAAAGGCTCAGATGTCGTGTAGCATTTCACGCACTTCATTTCCGTCCTGAGATTCTAGAGCTTGCACATCTAATGGTGAAAAG GTTAAGAGCTTCAGGGCAACCTTATCTTGCATATCATCCTGGTCTTGTAAGAGATAGCTTGGCTCACCAGGGTTGTGCTGAGCTTTTCCAG GATGTCCATACTGAACTTATACAGTACCGACGTGCACAACTGATCAAGCAAAAAATCATTCGTGATGAACTAAGTGTTGACTCACATATTCGGAAATTCAACGGTTCATGTCCTCTGATGCCAGAAGAG GTGGGACTCCTCTTTCGAGCCATGGGCTATCCACCAACAACGAGGATATATTTAGCAGGTTCCGAAACATTTGGTGGTCAACGTGTCATGATCCCTCTTCGTGCCATGTTTACAAATTTAGTTGATCGTACTAATTTATGCAATCGATACGAACTTAATAAAGTGTTTGGCAAAGAAAGCCCACTTCCCTCAAACTCCTTCAACCCCACATCAACTAAAACATCCAAGCAGTTGAAGAAAGAATGGGATCAGGCGGGTCCACGTCCTCGACCTCTTCCACCACCTCCAGATCGACCCTTTTATCAACACGAAAAAGAAGGTTGGCATGGTTGGGTTGCAGAAAAAGATTCTGAGCCCGACCCGTCACCAATTGAGTTAAGGGACAAAGCACACAGGTTGTTGTGGGACGCACTTGACTATGTTGTATCAGTTGAAGCAGATGCTTTTTTTCCTGGTTTCCATAATGATGGTAGCGGTTTGCCTGATTTTTCAAGCTTGGTTATGGGTCATCGGCTTTATGAGCTGGCGTCTGCCAGAACTTATCGACCAGACAG GAGATTTCTTGCTAAATTGTTTAATAGTACACAAGATCATCTTTATTATCCAAAACGAAGCTGGATTCTAGCAGCACGTAAGCATCTGAACGATAGTTTGGGGGAGGAAGGACTAAAGAGACAATCAACTCAATCAAAGTCGCGGTCGTTTCTCTCCCACCCGATTCCGGAATGTACTTGTACTATTTCCAAAACCGGTGACAAGAACGCATGCCCCAAATGGATCGAAGCCAGCCTGGCCGAATCCAAATTGCAAGAGAGCACTGAAAACGAGCAACCCGATTATACTGATGAACCAGATGAACAACAAACAGATGAAGAAGACGAAAGCAAGAGAAACGATTCACCTTCTTTGGAAGAAGACGTTGAAATGGATCCTGATGATTAG